In Tenacibaculum sp. 190524A02b, the genomic stretch TTAATAGTTGGAAACTTTATATTTAAACAATTATATTATGGAAACTAAACAGCTTCAATACGGACCTCTTATATACATTTTAGCAATTATTGGGTTTCCTTTATGCTGTTGTGCTGGTGTTGGAGTTATTCCAGCTGGAATAGCTTACTTTATAGCACACACAGAGTTAAAAAAGTATTATGAAACCCCTGATGATTACTCAAATCAGGACAATATTTATACAGGAAAAATTGTTGCTTTGGTTGTGGTTATTATAAACCTTTTATATTTAGCTTATACCATATATCAAATTTATACAATTGGTTGGGATAACTTGATGGAACAGTCAAGACAAATAATGGAGCAATACGAACAATAATTATACAAAAAAGGAGCTAAATGCTCCTTTTTTAATTTAAGAGCTTGAAAATCTTTCTTTTTTGTAATGTTGATAATTAACATTTTTTTCTCCTAAAGAAAACACTTAAAAAACCTATTTTCGCAATCCTTTTTTCCCTTTATATAATTGAATTTTGAAGATACCTAGTGAATGAATAACGAGAATAATTGGCTGCATTATTATAAAAATAGTTTGTTTGATAGTGAAAACTTAGCTATTGACATATCAAGAATAAAAAACATATACTATCAAAACTCTTCTGATTTAAGTTCTCCTAATTTAAGTAGTAAGCAAACTACAGAGTTAGTTGATCTTGAAGAAAAACGTATTAATAGGTTAAGAGGCATTACTAAAAAAGACAATGCAAATTGGTTTGAAATTACAGATACTGAAATACTCATTGCTCCATTTTATTTAGAATATCAAACGGATAATCCTAAATATAAAAAACGTATTTATCCTTTTTGGATTAAAGCTAGAGTTGATAGAGAAGGGCAATTAACTACTCCTAAAGAGCTATTTCCTCTTATTGTTCGTAATTACCTTGCTCCTATTGCTGATGTAAAAAATGATTTTATTTTCTCATCTATTGACGCAGTTACTTCCGCTAGAGACATTGAGGTTCCCACTGTAGAACACGAGGATGAAACTATTGGTTGGGATGCATATTGGAATTATGTAAGCGAAGTATTTTATGAAATTACCTTAAAAAACCTATACAACTACAAAACAGAAAAGTATAAAACCAATTACTCACTCACCTATTTTTCAGTAAGTTCAAAAATAGCTACTGCTAAAAGTATTTTATTCATCTATGAAAATTTACTTGATACTCCAGAAGATTTACCTTTATTATCTAAACTAATAACACCAGAAGACCGTTTCCGAAAACCACCCGTTACAGATGAAGGTTTTTTATTTTATAACCATTTGCATTTAGGACAAATGTCTAATCAATTCCCTTTATCTATTAGTCAACGTA encodes the following:
- a CDS encoding CCC motif membrane protein, producing the protein METKQLQYGPLIYILAIIGFPLCCCAGVGVIPAGIAYFIAHTELKKYYETPDDYSNQDNIYTGKIVALVVVIINLLYLAYTIYQIYTIGWDNLMEQSRQIMEQYEQ